The genomic region CTGCCTCGGGCTGGACCAGCGCTTCTCAACCCCAGGGTCCCCCAGACCTCTCGAGGCTCCGTAAGGTCCTCCCTTTCCCGCCTGTCTATCTGTGTGAgcccagattttcttcatatccttCAGCCAGAACGACAGAGCCCAACAGGGTGAATGCCGAAGCTGTACGAGGAGCCAGCTGGCTTCTAACATGCTGGGCAGAAAAGAGATTTGCGAAAATGTAAAGTAATGCCACTCTTCTCCCCCAGATTGTTGTTATCTTagaaaatggttatttttcataaaaatacatgaacacaaaatgggtttattattgttatttctaaatgagttcattttttaaaatctcagtgtTCATTTCTAGTAAATATCGATAGAACTCCCATAAACAAAACCTCTTTGGGATCAATaattttaagagtgtaaagaTGTCCAAGAATGAAGAGTATGAGGACCACTGCATTACATTGCGACACTGGCAAAAAATATGCGCTCGTTAATATACCACATAGGAGGCACTAATTGTCAGGATTATTAGATATGTGAACTTCAAACAGatcacacagatttttttttacctttcctAGAAAATTCAGGGGCATTCCAGCACATGAATCCCTGTGCTGTGCTGATGATGGGAACAAGAGTTGACACAGAGCTGGCTTTGTCGGAAGGGACAGTTGGGCTCTGCCAGCATCCCAGTGAGTCCACTCCTGGTGGGTCTAGCCGCACAGCTAGAATTTGAAAAGTCATCCTGCCAGTTCCAAACAAACTCATGAGCTACCGAAAACAGACTAAGTAAGCATAAAAGATAGCTCAAGCATTTTAAGAAGAATGTCAGGCTATAACTATGATGTCCTAAGGCGGCAGAAATTTTTTGTGGattggattattttaaaaatatgattagaTAATAACTCcccaagaagcaaaacaaaaatgtcttCTAAGCAACCAGGCATAACAGAGGGAAACACCCATCTGCCATGGCCTCTcggcaggagaggagagatgggCCCCAACTCCTTCACTCCTGCTACCAGAGAGGCCACGGTCAGCTCACTGAGGAAGAGTGAAGTCAGCCACTGCTCTGCTCACTTGCTCCGACGTCACACAGAGCACAAGGACCAGTTTCTTTGCCCCTACTGCCatgtggcaggaggaggggcagcccCCAAGTTCTGTCACCTGGCTCCAAGCAACGCTGGACaatggtcaggaggcagagacaGAGCTCGTGCGAGCTGCTTGGTGAGGCCAGGGGCCGCCCTTTCCCCACCACCTACCTCCAGGTGCCTGCGGATGTCCTCAGCGAGATGCCTGGACTCCTGCAGGTCATTGGTGCTCATCAGTCTCCTCTTCAGGATCGCAAGGGGCACGTCGGGGCTGGGCGTGAGGTCCAGGCGTTTGACCGGAGGCAGGGAGATGGGAGAGCTGGCTTTGTGTTTCACACCCTGAAACTCCACTACTTTCATGGCAGAGATGGActggggcagagagaggcagagagagagccgGGCGTGAGCGGGAAACACAGAGGGGCCAGATGGGCCCTGGTCCTGCCTCTCTGCAGGAGGCTCAGAGTTCACCCCACAAGGTTTCAGGACCACCAAAGGGCCACAATCGCAGCCTGAAAATACGTGCTTGGCCTCAGCAGTGGGCGAGGCAACACTTCTGAGCACCTGAAATCCACCAGTGATGAACTTTGAAAAGTCCCCTGGCGGGAGCACTGCTCCACACTCACACGGAGCTTACACCAGAGTCGCTTCAGACCCTGGGTTGTGGTCACCCCCCATGCCCATGCGCCTGGCGCTAGTGACCAGGAGCAGGGAGGTGCAAGCATCTGTCCAGGTTAGAGCCGAGGCCTGGGTCCACTGAGACAGGCAGAGCTAAGGCCACAGAGAGCTGGGCTGACACGCGGCATCAGagcctaacaaagggcaagccgCCGGGCACTGCTGGCTGCAGAGGTCACTACAGACTGGAtcccagagagagggaaagaaatgctACCAGCATTCTTGTTCCTAAACTAAGCAACAACAATCCAAAAACAGctctaaaacacaaaataaaatacacacaaatatataaaaaaacataCGGTTTGGAAAAGACCCATCGTACCTCCTCAACCAAGACTGGGAATGGCCACTGCTAAGGAAATTGTCAAGAGAAtggaacacccagggcagaagagcTGTCGCCAGGTACCCTCTTGCCCTCCCAGCCCATCCCCAGCCCTGAGGCAGAGCCCTCACAAAGCCGGGGCAATGCCACCTTTgaccctgcctcctcccactcACCTCTTCCtggccttctctctgctccacctCTCCGCCACCCCCGCCCAAAAGCCCGACCAGGCCCACGCATCCCGCGTGCACATCTCACGGCCTGACACCGCCCGCTGGCCACAGGCCCTCCAGTCCACACTCTGCTGGTGAAGGGCTGAAGGCAGCTGGACTGACTGGCTCATAAGTTCTTCTACAAGGCCAATGCTTGTGTCAAAGCAACAGATCTCGGCTGCTGAGCTCTCAGAGGGTGGCAGGCTGCTTGGGAAGTGGTGTTTGGTCATGTGGACCCCTGGGAGCCCCGCGCGAATCACCTCCTCTGCACATCCCTAGGGCTAGCCCCAGTGGGGCACCTGAGCCCAAGCCTTCAGTAGCCACCCTGTCCACACAGCCCTGATGAACTTACCTTTTTAACCACCCAGGTCCCTTCTGGACATGGCTGGAGGGGGAAAGTCTCTAATCTATAGCCAAAGGGTAAAGGTAACAGCCTGCACCTTGCAGGGAGGCAGGACCCCAGAGGATCCACAGTGTGGGGTTCCATGGGGCAATGCCGTGAAACCTGCACGAGCTttccttccctcacctcctcctgcctGCCAGCCCTGTGTTGAGTGTTTCTGACGCACAACCTTCTCTAATGCTAATTACGGTGTACGCTAGGGCTCTGACGAAGGAGGAAACCGAGATTCACGATGTGAAGCAGCTTGCCCAAAGTCTCACAACTTCGAGTCTGAGCCTACCAAGGTTTGATTCCAAAGCCCAGAGAGGGTCCTGGGATGCAGTGGCCGGGAGAAGCAGAGCCGTTCCTGCCTCGGCCATTTCTCACCTGGATCCCGTTTCTCTTCACCAGGAGATCAACGTTCCAGGCGGTCAGCCTGGGGCTCGAGGAACCACCCACACTGCGAGGTCCCCCAGCTCACCTTGTTTCCATACTGCATGACGTGGCTGGTGTTGGTGTGCGACTTCACCAGCTGGTACTGCTTGTGCAGGGTCTCTTTCGTCAAATCCTCCTGCAAAAAACGAAAACGTCATAGTCCTTCGAGGATCAGAGGTCACGGTCAAGCCTCAGCTGAACCACTGGCCTGAAGGGCTCACCATGTCTGAATCTTCCATCCAGTTGACACTGTACCAGTCCCCCAGGTAGGTGACTCTCTCATCATCGTAGTAACAGGCGTAGGACGACTCACTGGGGTTGGAAGCAGTAGTCGCATAAACTATGCAGAATTAAACACATCGTTTAGTCACAGTTATTCTCTGCTGGGGATCCCACTTGAAGCCcaactctttccttctttcccagtATAATCAAAGCATGCTGGCTGTCATCAGTACGGGGAGGCCAGGGGGACATCACTGTCCCTAGCCCTGTTCACTCACCTATAGTCACTTATCTAAAGTGAAatgtggaagaaagagaagccGGTTGACGGACACATTCTCCAGCTATAAGCAAGCACGTATGCTTATTAGGAAGTCAAGCTATTTTGGAATACTGCTGTAGGACTTTAATAGCTCCGGAAACTTGAACAATATGTACCTAATTTTGTTCCCggagaaaacatttattgagaaacaCTTAGACTGACTGAACCTAGGcaatagctaccatttactggCTGCCGTGGGCTCAGAACGGTGCTGGACAAATGTTATCACTTAAAATGTAACACTCCCAACAGACAGGCACTATctttacccccattttacagatggcgaTAACTGAGGGTCAAAGAGGTGAATCACCCGCCCAAGATCAGAGAACCAGCATGCAACACATCGGAAAGGACAGAGGCTGGTCCAGAGATGGTCATTTTGGACTTAAGTAGCTTTACCAGAACCTGGGAGAGCACTCTGAAGCCCGCACACAGACTCTTTATACTCTGACCACTAATCCTCAGGGGACAGAGCGAGCCCAGGGCTGCCCACGTGTACCCCCCGCCTCTGCGCCAGGCTGCCCTCGGCCCCTGCTCATGCAGAGCACTTGGTCCTTCATGTCAGCAAAATCAAAGAATGACCGACGGCACGCCTGAGCGACCCGCTTGCCCCGCCCCGCTCAGGGGCCAGTGCTCCCACCACCTACCGTTGATGTCGGCGGGCAGGTGGTGCATCATGGACCCGGACTCACAGGCTTCAATGTAGAACACCAACTGTGGGGCAAACGAGAGAGGCGAGGTCACCCGGCCAGGCACGGACCTCTGGCAAATGCTACCTGGGCTCTGCCCACTCTCTTGACCCATTCTTAAGAGTCTTTCAATTTTGCTTTTGGGAGACATCTCTGCTATAGGGGGCTGCTGCCAGAAGCTACAGACGCTGTTGTCATGCAAACCAGAAGGCCTGAAATTTGTTCATCGCTAATAGAATAAATGATCTATTAGCTGAGAAAATGCAGCCATAGATGATGCTAAGGAAAACCGTTTTACCGTGCAATACTGGGAGACTGTGGCAGGCCATCTTTCCACTCTCATGTACACACCTGAGCTACGCAGTTTCTATAAAGGACGCCACAGGGGCGGGAGAGGGCCAACGTGAAAGGAAGCTGGTGGTATTTTCCTCCCcagccagctctggtggtctagtggttaagatttggtgctctcactgccatggccagGTTCACTCGCGtctgggaaccacaccaccttctgtcggttgtcacactgtggcggctgcgtgttgctgtgatgctgaaagctaggccactggcacttcaaataccagcagggtcacccagggtggacaggtttcagcggagcttccagaccaagacagacgaggaagaaggacctggccacccacttctgaaaaaaatgtctgtgaaaaccctatgaatggcagTGGATCCTTGTCTGACGCAGCGCCAGAAGGTGacaggatggcgcaaaaagaccaggcagggttctgctctgctgtccacacgGGAGCTCAAATGGACTCAACGGCACTGACAACAAACTTACTCCACATCTGCCCCAAATTGGTGACAGTCCTAGGAAGAGTCaccctcaaagtgtggtccctagaCCGGCAGCATCACTGTCACCTGGAAACTCAGAAAGGCAAattcccaggcctctctccagaCCTATTGAGTCAGACTCTGGGCGGGGGGCCCACTCTCTGTTTTCACAAGACCTTCGTGATTCTGATGTAACAGCTAAAGCCCTGGACCCACGAAAGGTTAATCCTAGGAAACCAGTGTCAAGACTGATAGAAAGGACACCCTTTCCAGAAAACACGGCCATCCAGAGTCAGGATGGTTGCAGAACGCCAGGCTCTGCTTCCACCGCCTTCCTCGTGTGCTCCTCCCCCAGGGCTGCCCTAAGTGCCGACATTACCTTTCGGTACATTTTGTGTTGGTACATGAAATAGATGGTCTGATTCAGGTCCTGTACGTGAAGCTGCAAGGTAAGAATACGGGCGTTCAGACCAGCACATCAAGAGAACCAGTTGCTGGATAACCCCTTAATAAAATCCTGATGATGCTTTATAAATTCTTATTTACAAATCCTGAAAAATTATCGTGGTGAACAGCATTATGTCAGAACGTCATCTCAAGTGCCTTATTCACATATTAAAAAGGGGACGAGGATGTGCCTCTCCACTCATCGCTTGGTCCAGGGCATGGAGAGACTGTGTCCTAGTACTGCACCAAGTCCCGAGACAGCTGCTGATGCTGGGACGTGCAGAGAAATGCGGGGAAAACTTGCCAGGAGAGATGCCTTTGGACAGATTTCAAGCTGTGAAATGTATCCCCCACAGTCACCTGCCACACATACAAACCAACCCTGGTGGGACATTAGAAACACACACCACAGGTTTAATGTCAACACTGAGGTTTTGTTTTCCACTCTCCtactttgtctttaaaatgttaagaaaaactCACATCATCGTCGGGGAAGCAGAGTATGCCAGTAGCTCCGTGATCGGTGAAGTAAACGAACACGTGATCCTTGGGGCCACTGCCAAGAGATGACGACAGAAGAGAATGAGAACCCAAGTCCACCAATTCCTGCTTCTGCTTGCATTTCTCCGAAAAGTTGCCCTGATCGAAAAACTTAGAAGTTTGAGGATTACAGCGTCCCAACCAGGTGCAAGGGGAGCACAGGTCTGGCCTGTTCCCTCTGCTCCTGCCGAGTGTTATTCTGAACCACAAGTCATATCCTAGAGCCCCGAAACTCTGAATTCTGGCCGGGAGGAGAGACCCTTGCTGGGTAGCTCATCGGATGGACCAGGCGTGACTTGGACAGTGGGGTCGTTTGGCGATCGCGCTTCATCTCAGGCAGACACACTCTGCAACCAGATCTCCCCAAAATGAGTAAGGGAGCCAGGACACACAGCCCAACACAGTCCTGCAGCTCCGACGCCCTCTCCAGGCCTCTTAGCCTGCACGCAGTCTGGGACATCCACCTGCCTGCCCTCACCAGGAATTCCACTCAGAGGGTGCTGCTTCAAATTTCAGACATGTAATAAGCCCCTTGGAGCCAATCTTGTTCATCCCACACAGACGTCCATCTCTGCTCTAACGCACACGAGCTCACCCATGCCCAGCTCTCCCCTCTAGCGTGCGAGAAACAACATCATTTGCCAAGGACCTGAGACTCTCTGAAGGCATGCTTCTCAAGTCCCTGACATCATGTAAAAATGCTACAGAAGGAGATGCGAAACAAGACATCTCTAACCTACGGCCCGCGGGGCAAGCACTGGGGTTAGTTTTCCCCAATACGAAAGTTAGCTCTGTACTTACAACTGTGCTCTTCCCCACTGGGCTGACCTGTGACCAGAGCACAGGACTGGCAGGCTGGGGCCCTACAACCTGACCGGCCACGAGGATTCACGCCTGCGTCAGTGTCCCACTGATGGTGGCATGTACCAGCACTAGGATCCACGGACAACAGAGAGCAGCGGGTGTGAGTGATGGGGCGAATTAATTAACTCCAATTAACTCTTGATTTCATTAAGAACAACAAGGGACCCTGGATCATAGGGTTAATTCAGTACAGAAGTGGGCTGCCAAAAGAAGCCACAGCTCTATGCAGCCTGTCTTAAGTCAGGACAAAGCTCTCCGCTCTGTCACTTCTTATGGCCAAACAGGCCAGGAGCAAACAACATCTGTTTTAATTCTCTATTCTGGGGTGCCAGGTCATTCAGAAAAGTGTGATGGCTATAAAACAAACATTACCTCTTCAAGACCTTTCCAGATCCTTTGCCCTTCACGGCTTCTGAGTCTCCTTTCAACACAGCAAGGAAATTCTGCGGGTTGACATCCTACAAAGAATTGGGAGTTGCAATCAGATGCAGCTTCATTCCCAATCAGAGCATGTGTTGAGTCTGAAGCAGACCCAAGGCACCAGTCCACAAGTGAGGGTTCAGAGCAAACACTTTGGAACcaagaaaaatccaaaacaagCTCAGTGTTTCTGGGGCACATGCACGACCTCTTCTCAAATGTCATCTTGTCTTTGGCTGAGCCTGCCATTCCTCTTGACCAATATAAAGTCCACGTGGAGAAAGCCAAAGATGCTGGCAGGGAGGGACAAATAGCAGAGGACGAGGACACCACCTCAGAGGGACagcaagagggaggcaggaacgTCAGCGCTGGGCCCTCCCCTTTGCATCCAGCCTGCGGTCTAAAAGCCCAAATCCCACAGATGTTTGGTGTCCTTAAAGGGGATTATGTAAATTGATACAAGATCACTTAAAAAAAGCGACACAgaagagcaaaaaggaaaaataaatcacccAAAATCCCGCAACTTCGATTCCAGGCATTTCCTTATACAACTATATGGAAACAATTTCATAAAAATGAGATGGTCTATATCACATCTATAATGTGTTCAATTTAATTGTACCtgaatttaaaagagaaaaatgaaactgaaagaaTACTGGTAAACTTCAGATAAACGTTTATTTATCACTAGGAATATTAGTTCCTAAAAGATCCctttgaaattaagaaacaaaggCTGAAGTCATTatggtgttttaaaaaatgtatcagtttaggggctggtcccgtggccgattGGAtgaagttccacgtgctctgaTTCAAcggcccgggttcgcaggttggagtcctgggtgcagacctactccactcatcagccatgctgatcaccccacatacaaaattgaggaagactggcacagatgttacaccagggcaaatcttcctcaccaaaaaaaaaaaggtgtcaaTTTATACAGGCTGAATTGACTGGGAGGGATGTAATAATTTGGAAGTGACATATGATATcaataattaacaaaaaaatctCAGTAACATCCAGAGATGCTCTGTACCAGGGCTCATGCTGAGAAAACTGATTTTCAGAAAAGAACACAGGTAATCTACAATTAGATTAATGGCAATGCCTCAAGACAATCAGGTATTATCGAAGGAAATTTATTATCAGGCTTAAAGTATAAGAACGCTAGAAACTAAAGATCGGGAGACTACagcttatttctgttttcttttttttctctgctttcttttgaaacTCTCAGAAATTACACCTCAAGCACAAATCTTAATACAAACAGGAAACACTGCTCAGAAATCAGTTAGGGAGGTTCTGATTCTAGAAATgcaagcaaaagggaaaaatcatcGCTGACATGAGAACAAAGCCCACTGGCTGCAGCCCATCCCCCGCCTCACCTCGCCGGTGTAGTCCTTCGGGACTCCCGCGTAGACGTCCGAGCCATTGGGCCTGTTGATCACGATACCTGGGGTGGGATTcctgaaaatgaagacacaattGAAGCACAAAACCTGACATGTCTCTGAAATCTCTCTCTTCAAAAGCATGCCCtcattatgtataaaaatatgcaattgggccagcccagtggtgcagcagttaagtgcacacattccacttcactggcccggggttcgccagttcggatcccgggtgcggacatggcactgctcggcaagccgtgctgtggcaggcgtcccacatagaaagtagaagaagatgggcatggatgtgagctcagggccagtcttcctcagcaaaaagaggaggattgctggcagacgttagctcagggctagtcttcctcaaaaaaaaaaaaaaaaatatatatacgaTCATGTGTGTCGAACACATTTCTCATCACCCATATGGTCGCCAACACATCAGTGACTTTAGCAGCTTGGGGACCACGGGCATCCCACAACTCTTGAGTTCTTGGCAGGAGCAGGGAAGACCTGAGCTCTGAAAACTGAGGATATCGACCAAAGCCTCCTACAGGAAACCACATAGCATCTTGGGGGCAAGATCTCATCCAGAGATCTCTCAGAGAAGACTACGTGCAGAAAATGACAGGACAGAAGCCAAGACTTTCATACAAGAGCTCAGGCATGAAAGCTCAGAATGGACCACGAGCTGTCACGTGATCACAGCCACGGGCAGTACCCTTCGCTGGGGCCACAGCAGGGTAACCTAGGAGCTGGGGAGACCAGCTCCGGTTAAGATGCTGCTCTTGACCTCCTCGAGAAATCAGACAAGCAGGCAGGAGGGAACTATTTGTACCACTAAATTCAACAGATTACAAAAGTAAACGTGTACAGAAAGAAGGATAGTAGGATCTGGCCCCATAAACAAGCCTTGTAGGTACGGGGCCGCTGAGGTGTCCCCTCTGTGCGGTCCAGCTGCTCCAGGTTGGAAGGAGCACTGCAGAACCCAAGGATGAGCTCTCCAAGCTCAGCAGGAAACAGGGCCTTCAACGGTTCCACAGCTCCCACCCCAATACCCCTTAGCACCCACTGCCCACATCCCTGCCGCTGCCAGGGAGCCCTGAGTCATGCTCCCAGCTCCACAGGAAGCAGCCCTGCAGAATTCCAGCTGAGGGTCTGTTTACAGTCTAACGTTAGGCCTCTGATCTAAGGATCGCTGTGAGTCTGTacgcatttttttgtttttcacgaCCAAGTTCGAAGCGCTTCCAACTTACTCCTCAGAGTAGGCGATGTCATCGTACATCATCACGATGACCTGCTCGTCAGGAATGCCGTTGCGGTGGACGATCTGGTAGGCGTGGCACACATCCGCCTGGGAGACGGGATTTTTGTCAAGTGTGAGCTCTTGCCCAGAAGGAGGCCAGTTTTAGAGTTCAAATGAACAACACACTCTTTCTCATGGAAGACGTGCTGTCAACCATTCCCTATTGGTCAGgtatttaaatgattttaaaac from Equus caballus isolate H_3958 breed thoroughbred chromosome 24, TB-T2T, whole genome shotgun sequence harbors:
- the LGMN gene encoding legumain: MIWEVAVLLSLVLGVGALPMDDPEDGGKHWVVIVAGSNGWSNYRHQADVCHAYQIVHRNGIPDEQVIVMMYDDIAYSEENPTPGIVINRPNGSDVYAGVPKDYTGEDVNPQNFLAVLKGDSEAVKGKGSGKVLKSGPKDHVFVYFTDHGATGILCFPDDDLHVQDLNQTIYFMYQHKMYRKLVFYIEACESGSMMHHLPADINVYATTASNPSESSYACYYDDERVTYLGDWYSVNWMEDSDMEDLTKETLHKQYQLVKSHTNTSHVMQYGNKSISAMKVVEFQGVKHKASSPISLPPVKRLDLTPSPDVPLAILKRRLMSTNDLQESRHLAEDIRRHLEARHVIEKSVRKIVSVVARSDAEAERLLSERAPLTAHDCYRAAVSHFRTYCFNWHSPMYEYALRHLYVLVNLCEQPYPVDRIKSSMDKVCLDNY